From Kiritimatiellia bacterium, a single genomic window includes:
- the recA gene encoding recombinase RecA produces MPTKGAKEPAKEEKKIPAALASVIAQIQKEFGDGAIMRLGEEEKIVEVPAISTGALTLDLAIGVGGVPRGRIIEVFGPESSGKTTLVLHIIANAQKAGGLAAFIDAEHALDPTYAKKIGVNLDELLVAQPDSGEEALQIAESLVKSNSLDVVVVDSVAALAPKAELEGAMGDSHVGLQARLMSQALRKLTGAINKSKCCCIFTNQIREKIGVMFGNPETTPGGRALKFYASVRLDVRRVGTLKDPSGKVYGSRTKVKVVKNKVAPPFAEAEFDILYAHGISWTGSIVDAAMQYGLLEKRGSWLSLEGQQLGQGRDAVRDTLENDLELQNKLIEKIKAKAKEMHLAAASTDGDE; encoded by the coding sequence ATGCCGACCAAGGGCGCCAAAGAGCCCGCCAAAGAGGAAAAGAAAATACCAGCCGCGCTCGCTTCGGTCATCGCCCAGATCCAAAAGGAATTCGGCGATGGTGCCATTATGCGGCTCGGCGAGGAGGAAAAAATTGTCGAGGTGCCCGCGATTTCGACCGGGGCGTTGACACTCGATCTAGCCATCGGCGTCGGCGGCGTGCCGCGAGGGCGGATCATTGAAGTCTTTGGCCCGGAGTCGTCGGGAAAGACCACGCTGGTGCTTCACATCATCGCCAACGCGCAAAAGGCGGGCGGATTGGCGGCGTTCATCGATGCAGAACACGCGCTGGATCCCACCTATGCTAAGAAAATCGGGGTAAATCTTGACGAACTCTTGGTGGCGCAACCGGATTCCGGCGAGGAGGCGCTGCAGATCGCCGAGTCGCTGGTCAAAAGCAACTCCCTGGATGTGGTCGTCGTCGACTCGGTGGCCGCGCTTGCGCCGAAGGCGGAGCTGGAGGGCGCGATGGGCGATTCGCATGTCGGTTTGCAGGCCCGCCTGATGTCTCAGGCGCTCCGCAAGCTGACGGGCGCCATCAACAAGTCGAAGTGCTGCTGCATCTTCACCAATCAAATTCGAGAGAAGATTGGCGTGATGTTTGGCAATCCGGAAACAACGCCCGGCGGCCGCGCACTCAAGTTTTATGCGTCGGTCCGACTCGACGTGCGGCGGGTCGGAACCTTGAAAGATCCCAGCGGGAAGGTCTACGGAAGCCGAACGAAGGTCAAGGTGGTCAAAAACAAGGTGGCGCCGCCCTTCGCCGAGGCAGAATTCGATATTCTTTACGCGCATGGCATTTCGTGGACAGGTTCGATCGTGGATGCGGCCATGCAATACGGGCTGCTGGAAAAGCGCGGCTCCTGGCTTTCGCTCGAGGGGCAGCAGCTCGGCCAGGGCCGGGACGCTGTGCGCGACACCCTGGAAAATGATCTCGAGCTGCAGAACAAGCTCATTGAGAAAATCAAGGCGAAGGCAAAAGAAATGCATCTTGCCGCCGCATCCACCGACGGGGACGAATAG
- a CDS encoding glycine zipper domain-containing protein — MKRVALIGCAVALGAAGCASPQYQARRSEVNSALTGAVVGGTLGGIIGNNVGDRENDVLGAAIGAATGAWLGQQYGQQQDMIRHRLEALESAHQAETIMISNSNGSFMPVTLTKVGYGQYRGPRGEIYPSRPTEEQLRAAYGF; from the coding sequence ATGAAACGAGTTGCTCTGATCGGATGTGCGGTGGCCCTCGGCGCGGCCGGTTGCGCATCACCTCAATATCAGGCGCGCCGATCGGAGGTGAATTCCGCCCTTACAGGGGCGGTCGTCGGCGGAACGCTCGGCGGAATCATCGGAAACAATGTCGGCGATCGTGAAAATGACGTACTGGGTGCTGCCATCGGAGCTGCAACGGGCGCCTGGCTCGGCCAGCAATATGGCCAGCAACAGGATATGATTCGACACCGGCTAGAGGCGCTGGAATCCGCCCATCAGGCCGAAACCATTATGATCAGCAATTCCAACGGGTCCTTTATGCCCGTCACCCTGACCAAAGTCGGTTACGGCCAATATCGCGGACCGCGGGGCGAAATCTACCCTTCTCGCCCGACCGAAGAACAGTTGCGGGCCGCTTATGGGTTCTGA
- the galE gene encoding UDP-glucose 4-epimerase GalE codes for MKVFVTGGGGYIGSVAAELLLDRGHEVVVFDNFERGHRDAVDPRARLIEGDLRNREDIVAAMRAAKPDAVMHFAAYALVGESMENPMLYFRNNVLGGINLADAMKAADVRTIIFSSTCATYGIPEKIPMTEDLPQRPTNPYGESKLLFEKILRWRDEREGTRSVFLRYFNAAGATEKFGEHHDPETHLIPNVLFVAMGRASSVKIFGDDYETPDGTCIRDYIHIVDLAEAHILALEKDVRGAFNLGNGDGYSVKQVIDAAREVTGRPIHSEIAPRRPGDPPRLIADSSKARTVLGWKPRYPDLRTIVEHAWKWHLAHPRGYAR; via the coding sequence ATGAAAGTCTTCGTGACGGGCGGAGGCGGTTACATCGGGAGCGTCGCCGCCGAGCTTCTTCTGGACCGAGGGCACGAGGTCGTCGTGTTCGATAATTTCGAGCGGGGGCATCGCGACGCGGTGGACCCGCGCGCCCGGCTGATCGAGGGCGATTTGCGGAATCGCGAGGACATCGTCGCCGCCATGCGGGCCGCGAAACCGGACGCGGTGATGCATTTTGCGGCCTACGCGTTGGTCGGGGAATCGATGGAAAACCCGATGTTGTATTTCCGCAACAATGTCCTCGGCGGTATCAATCTCGCGGACGCCATGAAGGCGGCCGACGTGCGTACAATCATCTTCTCGTCTACCTGCGCGACCTATGGAATTCCTGAGAAGATTCCGATGACCGAGGACTTGCCTCAGCGTCCGACCAATCCCTACGGCGAATCGAAGCTCCTGTTCGAGAAAATTCTCCGATGGCGCGATGAGCGGGAGGGCACGCGATCGGTCTTCCTCCGCTATTTCAATGCGGCGGGAGCGACCGAAAAATTCGGCGAACACCACGACCCGGAAACCCATCTGATTCCCAACGTGCTGTTTGTCGCGATGGGGCGGGCTTCATCCGTCAAAATTTTTGGCGACGATTATGAGACGCCGGATGGCACCTGCATTCGGGATTACATCCACATCGTCGACCTTGCTGAGGCGCATATTCTCGCGCTCGAAAAAGATGTGCGGGGCGCCTTCAATTTGGGGAACGGGGACGGGTATTCGGTCAAACAGGTCATCGACGCGGCGCGCGAGGTCACGGGGCGCCCGATCCATTCCGAAATCGCACCGCGCCGGCCCGGCGACCCACCTCGGCTCATTGCGGATTCCTCGAAAGCCCGGACCGTTCTGGGCTGGAAGCCGCGTTATCCCGACCTGCGGACGATCGTCGAACACGCTTGGAAATGGCACCTGGCGCATCCCCGAGGTTATGCGCGCTGA
- the mutY gene encoding A/G-specific adenine glycosylase — MTPIFTPSRCRALRKSLLAWFAANARVLPWRVARTPYRIWISEIMLQQTRVDTVIPYYKKFVSRFPSVQRLARASRDEVLKAWEGLGYYSRARNLHAAAQMIVEKHAGRFPRDLESIRNLPGIGPYTAAAIGSIAFGIRAAAVDGNVVRVLARLTGFEGDLSRSANHIKVAKMAEELLDPKQPGAFNEALMELGATCCTPRNPDCPACPWGRWCAARELGRPEDFPRRKRAKRIPHREVGAGVVFRRDGRLLIAKRKPGEMLGGLWEFPGGTRECGETIEACIARELKEELDIEVAVGPRLATVYHAFSHFTMDLHAHTCRILKGTPRPVHCADWRWVSLSELDQFAFGRADQKIIETLHSLSPSELDRFRNSDF; from the coding sequence ATGACGCCGATCTTTACGCCTTCGCGCTGCCGGGCGCTTCGCAAAAGCCTGTTGGCTTGGTTTGCCGCGAATGCGCGCGTCCTTCCGTGGCGCGTCGCGCGGACTCCGTACCGGATCTGGATCTCCGAAATCATGTTGCAGCAAACCCGGGTCGATACGGTCATTCCTTACTACAAAAAATTCGTCTCGCGATTTCCATCTGTGCAGCGGCTGGCCCGGGCATCTCGGGATGAGGTGCTGAAGGCATGGGAAGGACTCGGCTACTACTCGCGCGCGCGGAATCTACATGCGGCGGCGCAAATGATTGTCGAAAAACATGCCGGCCGCTTTCCGCGCGATCTGGAATCCATCCGCAATCTCCCGGGCATCGGGCCTTATACGGCGGCTGCCATCGGCAGCATCGCCTTCGGTATTCGGGCTGCGGCTGTTGATGGAAACGTCGTGCGCGTGCTTGCCCGGCTGACTGGCTTCGAGGGTGATCTGTCCCGTAGCGCGAACCACATCAAGGTCGCAAAGATGGCGGAAGAGCTGTTGGATCCGAAGCAGCCCGGAGCCTTCAACGAGGCGCTCATGGAGCTCGGCGCGACCTGCTGCACACCGCGCAATCCCGATTGCCCGGCCTGCCCCTGGGGCCGCTGGTGCGCGGCCCGCGAATTGGGACGGCCTGAGGATTTCCCTCGGCGCAAGCGGGCGAAACGAATCCCGCATCGCGAGGTTGGGGCCGGGGTCGTGTTTCGGCGGGATGGCCGCCTCCTGATCGCGAAACGGAAGCCCGGGGAGATGCTCGGCGGGCTATGGGAATTTCCGGGTGGAACGCGCGAGTGCGGGGAGACCATCGAGGCCTGCATCGCGAGAGAGCTGAAGGAAGAATTGGATATCGAGGTTGCTGTCGGCCCTCGGCTGGCGACGGTTTACCACGCCTTCAGCCATTTCACTATGGATTTGCACGCCCATACCTGCCGGATCCTCAAGGGCACGCCGCGCCCGGTTCATTGCGCAGACTGGCGTTGGGTCTCTCTTTCCGAACTCGATCAATTTGCTTTTGGAAGGGCTGACCAAAAAATCATCGAAACCCTCCATTCGCTCTCGCCTTCGGAACTAGACCGATTCAGAAACTCTGATTTCTGA
- a CDS encoding bifunctional nuclease family protein gives MAEEIAVQIRGLLSVPDGVGVLLTNSEKTIAIFVDEYVGGAIAMALNKKKTPRPLTHELIGNIFAGLGVRVQKVVVNDLKDDTFFARLFLLQENELGKSLVEIDARPSDSIALAVQHGSPIYVARHVWEAARDMSWAVEQIESKEDKNEDDASPDT, from the coding sequence ATGGCGGAAGAAATCGCGGTCCAGATTCGCGGTCTGCTCTCCGTTCCCGATGGCGTCGGCGTCCTCCTGACGAACTCGGAGAAGACGATTGCCATTTTTGTGGATGAATATGTGGGCGGCGCAATCGCCATGGCACTGAACAAAAAGAAAACGCCACGGCCGCTGACCCACGAGCTGATCGGCAATATCTTCGCGGGGCTCGGCGTGCGCGTCCAAAAGGTGGTGGTCAACGACCTGAAGGATGACACTTTTTTCGCGCGCCTCTTCTTGCTGCAGGAGAACGAACTCGGCAAAAGTCTGGTTGAAATCGATGCGCGGCCGAGCGATTCAATTGCGCTTGCGGTGCAGCATGGCAGCCCCATCTATGTGGCCCGCCACGTGTGGGAGGCTGCGCGCGACATGAGCTGGGCGGTCGAACAGATCGAATCCAAGGAAGATAAAAACGAGGACGACGCCTCTCCGGACACCTGA
- a CDS encoding CinA family nicotinamide mononucleotide deamidase-related protein, with translation MRAEVFAELICTGSELLSGRTVNTHVATLATALEPLGIPLVRETTVPDDRAAIRDAIEQALARSPIVITSGGLGPTSDDLTRDVAAEIAGTAVVMHEPTREKLRKRFEAAGRVFTDIAARHALIVQGATVLENEVGFCPGELIEIRGRRLYLTPGPPAEFRAVVENGILPTLRALAGTPPVRRIFMTCCIGESEILRLLPESEFPGPGIDIAYCARPGRVEIRLSAPPNREEALDRAAARARETLAPWIYAERPCNLEEALVDLLRSLGRTVAIAESCTGGLIGHLFTEVPGSSHVFLGGVVAYSNESKTRDLGVPPQVLDAHGAVSAETARAMALGVRARFGSNYGLAVTGIAGPSGGSPQKPVGLVYMCATDGSRFEERQRKFSGVRSVIKQLSAQWAMDALRRLVLQGA, from the coding sequence ATGCGCGCTGAGGTGTTCGCCGAGCTCATTTGCACGGGCTCCGAACTGCTGTCCGGCAGAACTGTCAATACGCATGTCGCCACGCTGGCCACCGCGCTGGAGCCGCTGGGCATTCCGCTGGTGCGTGAGACGACGGTGCCGGACGACCGAGCGGCGATCCGCGACGCCATCGAACAAGCACTTGCGCGTTCGCCCATTGTAATCACCAGCGGCGGGTTGGGCCCGACCAGCGATGACCTAACGCGCGACGTGGCCGCCGAAATTGCCGGCACAGCCGTGGTGATGCATGAGCCGACGCGAGAAAAGTTGCGCAAACGGTTCGAGGCCGCCGGTCGAGTATTCACGGACATCGCCGCGAGGCACGCGCTGATCGTGCAGGGCGCAACCGTGCTCGAAAACGAGGTCGGCTTTTGCCCGGGGGAATTGATTGAAATTCGCGGGCGGCGACTGTATTTGACGCCCGGCCCCCCAGCGGAATTCCGCGCCGTAGTCGAAAACGGCATCCTGCCCACGCTTCGCGCCCTTGCGGGTACGCCGCCGGTTCGCCGCATTTTCATGACCTGTTGCATCGGCGAATCGGAAATTCTGCGGTTGCTTCCCGAATCAGAGTTTCCGGGCCCCGGAATCGACATCGCCTACTGCGCGCGGCCGGGCCGCGTAGAAATCCGCCTTTCGGCGCCGCCTAACCGCGAGGAGGCCCTGGATCGGGCCGCTGCCCGCGCGCGTGAAACCCTTGCTCCGTGGATATACGCGGAGCGGCCCTGCAACCTCGAGGAGGCGCTCGTCGATCTCTTGAGATCATTAGGTCGTACAGTCGCAATTGCCGAGTCGTGCACGGGCGGATTGATTGGACACCTCTTCACGGAGGTTCCCGGCAGCTCCCACGTTTTTCTTGGGGGCGTGGTCGCGTATTCGAACGAATCGAAAACCCGGGATCTGGGGGTGCCACCGCAAGTGCTCGACGCGCACGGTGCGGTCAGCGCCGAAACCGCCCGCGCGATGGCGCTCGGCGTCCGAGCGCGATTCGGCTCGAATTATGGCCTGGCGGTCACCGGCATCGCCGGCCCCTCCGGCGGTTCCCCGCAAAAGCCCGTAGGTCTCGTGTACATGTGCGCGACCGACGGATCGCGTTTCGAGGAGCGACAACGAAAATTTTCGGGCGTTCGCAGTGTCATTAAGCAGTTATCCGCTCAATGGGCGATGGACGCGTTGAGGCGTCTGGTCCTGCAGGGAGCCTAA
- the thpR gene encoding RNA 2',3'-cyclic phosphodiesterase, with product MERVTPAPDEVWRTFIAIDVPAELHPLIARLQEKLRRTGVRVSCPKPEHSHVTMVFLGDTFVARIPQIVRVIEAAAEGVRPFPCRLAGVGIFGPPRAPRVVWLGVEPSEPLASLREEIAKGVASLGFPLESRPFHPHVTLARIRSTQNAAALTSWVGSVVYDSPGEFMVERVCFYRSQPDRPEAIYTLLHAAKLKGV from the coding sequence ATGGAGCGGGTTACGCCGGCACCGGATGAGGTGTGGCGAACATTCATCGCGATCGATGTACCGGCCGAGCTGCATCCACTGATCGCGCGGCTGCAAGAGAAACTCCGCCGGACGGGAGTGCGTGTCAGTTGCCCGAAACCGGAACACAGCCATGTGACGATGGTTTTTCTAGGGGACACCTTTGTCGCTCGGATACCCCAGATCGTGCGTGTGATAGAGGCGGCGGCGGAGGGTGTTCGCCCGTTCCCCTGCAGGCTCGCTGGCGTGGGCATTTTCGGGCCGCCGCGTGCTCCTCGGGTGGTCTGGCTGGGAGTGGAACCCTCCGAACCGCTGGCAAGCCTGCGGGAAGAGATCGCAAAGGGTGTGGCCTCCCTTGGATTTCCCCTCGAATCCCGGCCATTCCATCCGCACGTGACGCTGGCGAGGATTCGGTCGACTCAAAACGCCGCCGCGTTGACTTCGTGGGTTGGGTCTGTAGTGTATGACTCGCCAGGGGAGTTCATGGTGGAGCGCGTCTGTTTTTACCGCAGCCAGCCGGATCGCCCCGAGGCGATATATACCTTGTTGCACGCGGCCAAATTGAAAGGAGTGTGA
- the trxA gene encoding thioredoxin, translated as MSEKIIHLNTANWDSVVSSSAVPVLVDFWAEWCGPCRAIAPILDELAHELAGKLTIAKVNVDEAPDLAMKFNVRSIPTLLVFKGGQIVGHMVGSMPKSALKAKLDAILGS; from the coding sequence ATGTCAGAGAAAATTATTCATCTGAACACTGCCAACTGGGACTCCGTTGTCTCCTCTTCGGCCGTTCCGGTTCTCGTCGATTTTTGGGCTGAATGGTGCGGACCTTGTCGAGCGATCGCTCCCATCCTCGACGAGTTGGCTCATGAGCTGGCAGGCAAGCTGACCATCGCAAAAGTCAACGTTGATGAAGCGCCGGACCTGGCGATGAAATTTAACGTGCGATCAATACCGACTCTGTTGGTGTTCAAGGGCGGTCAGATTGTCGGTCACATGGTAGGATCGATGCCCAAATCCGCATTGAAAGCCAAGCTCGACGCGATTCTGGGTTCTTAA